TGATAAGAAAGACTTAATAAAGTGCATTAATTGCTACAAagcaaaaagaagagaaaccAATCACCATGTACGCAGTAAAGAGTGCccagaattaataaaacagataGAGAGGTATAAAACCAGAATAGATTGGGCATGAAAATTGCACAAATAAATGCACAAAGAGCAATAGCAGCCACAACAAACTTGGAACAAATAATAAAGGAGCTCGATGTGGATGTTCTATGTCTACAAGAgccatatattaaaagaaaacggGTAAATGGATACACGGCTCCTGCCCTAATAAAAATACAGCCATTTCAAGAAAACCCATGGGTTGCGgcaataataaatagcaaTAAGATCGAAGCATTCCACATCAGCCACTTCGATACAAAACACATAATGTGCTTTCAAGTGATAACAAAAGaagacaatttatatataataaatgcgtaTTGTCAGTTTTCTCTGGAAATTGAGCCTATCTTAAATGAAATagagataataattagaaagttAAACACtaacaattttgtaataacTATGGATGCAAACGCTAAATCCAACATATGGCATGCAAATGAAGTGGACGAAAGAGGGAAGAGAATAGAAgagtttttaataacaaacaaattatacACAATAAACGAAGCTAACGAAGCACCAACATACCAATCAGTACACGGACAAACAAACATCGATTTGACAATGGTGAGTGAGACTATGCTTTCAAGGTACTCAAATTGGAAAGTACATACTACAAAAGTCGTAAGCGATCACAACCTAATTACCTTCGACATAAACATGAAAAGAACACAAGACAGGGTATTTAAGAAACAACAAAGATTCAACACCAAAAAGGCAAACTGGAATGAGTTTAGAAAGATTGCAAAAGAAGAATTTACTGACAATATAAAAACCAGACTAAGTAATGAGAAACCGGATAGAGcagtaaaaacttttaataaaataatgacaagCATTTGTACAAGAACGATTCCAAGAAAGAAAACATGTAGCCATGCAGTCCCGTGGTGGAGTGAGGAACTgacaaaattaagaaaagattatttttctgcaaaaaacTACTTATATAGAGTACGTACTTTCGACCAAGGCAATTACATTGAAGCGGCTGTAACAAGttacaaacaaaaaagaaataagtacACAACAGCAAtaaagaaagcaaaaaaagaatcgtggcaaaattttgtaacaacagaatttaataaagatcCTTGGAGTTTaccttataaaattatacgagGAAAAATAGTTGAGCCAAATGTAATGTCCTCACTGACCTTACCGGACGGATCAAACACAAATACGTGGAAAGAATCAGCAACGGCATTAATGAAGAAGTCTGTGCCAGAGGATAATACCGAGGACGAGAGCACATCTCACAAGGACGTtaggttaaaaataataaatacaaaaactgTAATGTTGAAGACCGCATACAAAACGCAGAAATAGACAAAGCGATAAGAAACCTCCGAAACAACGCAGCACCTGGAATAGACAATCTAAcaacagaaataataaaagagttATGGAAAAGCAATCCTGAAGCTATTAGCACTTTATTAAACAACTGTATGAGAAATTGCACCTTCCCTAAGGAGTGGAAAAAGGCTcagctaaaaattattataaaaggaaaagaaaaagacaagACACAGTTGAACTCATATAGACCAATCTCACTAATATCAACTATGAGCAAAGTGcttgagaaaataataataagcagaATTGAGACTCTCTACAAAGAGGCCAACttagaaagtaaaaatcaatatgGATTTAGAAAAGGAAAATCTACGGAGGATGCAATTCTGCATCTAATACACGGCTCAAGAAATTCggacaaaaaatatgtagtgGCAATATTCATAGACATACAAGGAGCTTTTGACAACCTATGGTGGCCATCCATCAAAGAAAGACTAATCCAGACAAACTGCAGCagcacattattaaaattagtaaattcttattttaaaaatcgaaagaCTACAATTAAATCGAAATTTGAAAGCGTGACAAAAGTAATGGAGAGAGGATGTCCACAAGGCTCAATATTTGGACCCATAGCCTGGAACTGGTGCATGGAtactcttttaaataatatgaacgATATATCCATGAAAGAAACAGAGACGATTGCTTACGCAGATGACATAGTAATACTTATTAAGGCAAACTCGAGAAGCGAAATAGAGAAAGCAGCGAAAAGAGCTATGAATATCTTGAGTGAATGGTGCAAACTACATAAACTAAATATCTCTACTACAAAAACCACAGCAATGCTCATAAAAGGAAAACTAGACGAAGAAAGACATccagtaataaaaatacaagaagaaaaaataaaattcaccgCACAAACAAAGTACCTAGGTGTTCTAATAGACAACAAACTAAACTTCATAGCACATGTAAAAATGATAAGAGAAAAGCTGGTAAATTTAACAATGGCAATAAAAAGAGTAGCCAGAGAAAAGTGGGGTATCAAACGCcacattaaaagaatattatacgaCATGATAGTCGTACCTATTGCGACCTACGCTGCGGCTACATGGTATGAAAAGACAAACAACGTCATGATAAAAAGGCACCTTTTAGCGGCTCAAAGAACAATTCTGTTAATAAACACAGGAGCTACTAGAACGACATCTACATCAGCTATGCAAACCATTGCGGGCATAACACCATTAGATCTGAAAGTAGTAGAAAGAGGAATCAAAAGCAAAATAAGAAGAAACCAAGAAGTAAAGTGGAATCAATATTTGCACCAACCAAAAGAAAACACAGAacttcttaatataaaagaagaacACAAGAAAATAGAACAGGAAATCCGACAAGTGTGGCAGAAAAGATGGATAGAAGGTGAACATGGAAGACATACGTACAAATTCATAAAAGACACAGATTTCGCTACTAAAAATTCATGGTTCCAACCAAATAGGCAATGCGTGTATATTATAACAGGCTACGGACCGATCAGAAGCACATTGTGCATAAGAGGAGCAGAAAACACAAGCCAATGTCCTGTATGTGATGACGAAAATGAAACAATAGAACATATGTTAACAAAATGCCCTGGATATGATGATATTAGATATGAACaactaaacaaatataaagaaaatgcaGAAGAATTAATACAGAAAGAACAAGAGTTTTTAAAACTACAAGAATACGCAAGAAATATGTTTGAAATTAGAAAAACTTACCTGTAAAAAGAAAACCTGAAGAACTTACACTGAAGAGGACGAGAACGAAGACAAAGCAACAGAAGATGAAAGAGAGACATGGAAAACctgaaaagaggaaagaagattaaaatagaaaaagaaaaactaaaaataaatgtaattatagacAGAAGGGTCCACCTCCACGTGGTTAGGGACGGGCAACGTCAGTTTACCCTGACGGCAAAGAGACcctaaatatctgaaaaagaagaagtacAAGATTAAATTCCAACATATAAGACGGATACACAGAGAAGAAGGAAGAACAAGACGGCAATGAGCGGAGGCTCGAGtcgtaaaagaaagagaaaataaatgaaaaaaaaaaaaaaaaaaaaaaaaatgtccctATCTACTGTCTAGCGAAACCACTGCCAAGGGAACGGGCTTGGAAAAATTAGCGGGGAAAGAAGACCCTGTTGAGCTTGACTCTAGTCTGGCACTGTAAGGAGACATGAGAGGTGTAGCATAAGTGGGAGATGGCAACATCGCCGGTGAAATACCACTACTTTCATCGTTTCCTTACTTACTCGGTTAGGCGGAGCGCGTGCCCCGAGGGCTTCGCGCCCCGGCGGTCACGGTGTTCTAGAGCCAAGCGTGTCAGAGTGGCGTGAGGCCTCGGCCGATCGCCGTTAATACTCCCGCGTGATCCGATTCGAGGACACTGCCAGGCGGGGAGTTTGACTGGGGCGGTACATCTGTCAAAGAATAACGCAGGTGTCCTAAGGCCAGCTCAGCGAGGACAGAAACCTCGCGTAGAGCAAAAGGGCAAAAGCTGGCTTGATCTCGATGTTCAGTACGCATAGAGACTGCGAAAGCACGGCCTATCGATCCTTTTGGCTTGAAGAGTTTTCAGCAAGAGGTGTCAGAAAAGTTACCACAGGGATAACTGGCTTGTGGCGGCCAAGCGTTCATAGCGACGTCGCTTTTTGATCCTTCGATGTCGGCTCTTCCTATCATTGCGAAGCAGAATTCGCCAAGCGTCGGATTGTTCACCCGCCAACAGGGAACGTGAGCTGGGTTTAGACCGTCGTGAGACAGGTTAGTTTTACCCTACTGATGACTAGTCATTGCGATAGTAATCCTGCTCAGTACGAGAGGAACCGCAGGTTCGGACATTTGGTTCACGCACTCGGTCGAGCGGCCGGTGGTGCGAAGCTACCATCCGTGGGATTATGCCTGAACGCCTCTAAGGCCGTATCCTCTCTAGTCGAAGGTGGCAATGATATCTCTAGGAGTCTCGTGAGTCGAAAGGCTCAAAACAATGTGACACTACTAGGCGATCGGTCCGCGGACCGGTCGTCGCACGAGCCCGGTTTGCCGTACGGCGCCATCGCCCGTCGTCGGGATCTCACCGCTACGACGGCACGGCGTCTAACGGTCGATCATGGGTTTCGCGAGTTCGATGTCGAGACTCGGAATCGTCTGTAGACGACTTAGGTACCTGGCGGGGTGTTGTACTCGGTAGAGCAGTTACCACGCTGCGATCTGTTGAGACTCAGCCCTCGGCTTGGGGATTCGTCTTGTCGGTTAGACGAGACCCCGAGAAAGCCGCCGCCGTCGGCTTTGGGTACCCCGCGGCGAAAGCAACACGCCGCGACGGGACTTGGTCGCTCGGCGAGTCCCTCCGGCGAAAGCAACACGCCGCGACGGGACTTGGTCGCTCGGCGAGTCCCTCCGGCGAAAGAAACACGCCGCGACGGGACTTGGTCGCTCGGCGAGTCCCTCCGGCGAAAGCAACACGCCGCGACGGGACTTTGTCGCTCGGCGGGATGACCCGCGCGTCGTCCGTAGGTACCGACCGTGATCCCGTCCGTAGGTACCGCCCGAGAACGTCTACGTCAACGCACGGTCGCTCGGCGAGTCCCTCCGGCGAAAGCAACACGCCGCGACGGGACTTGGTCGGTCGGCGGGATGACCCGCGCGTCGTCCGTAGGTACCGACCGTGATCCCGTCCGTAGGTACCGCCCGAGAACGTCTACGTCAAGGCACGGTCGCTCGGCGAGTCCCTCCGGCGAAAGCAACACGCCGCGACGGGACTTGGTCGCTCGGCGGGATGACCCGCGCGTCGTCCGTAGGTACCGACCGTGATCCCGTCCGTAGGTACCGCCCGTGATCCCGTCCGTAGGTACCGCCCGTGATCACGTCCGTAGGTACCTCCCGAGAACGTCGGCGTCGGGACACGGTCGCTCGGCGAGAAGACCCGCGCGTCGTCCGTAGGTACCGCCCGTTATCTCGTCCGTAGGTACCGCCCGTGATCCCGTCCGTAGGTACCGCCCGAGAACGGCGGCGACGCGCCGCGATCGAACCTGCGAACGCGTCGGCGTGGCAACCCCGAACCGTCGTCGTTTTCGTAGGGTACCGCGCCCGCGATCGACCctgaaattttcattatttacatcCGTACGTACCGACGAGCCCGCCCCGTACGCCCGGTAACTGCGGAGCGCGCGTCGCCGACCGCTCGGCCGGCCGGTTGGGTACTATAAGAAGTAGCGACCGCTCGGCGGTCGAAGCGCGACTCGATTCGAGTCGGAACGTTGCGCCGTCGTCGTAGCGCCGATCAAGGCGCGCGCGACAGTAacgttgatttattttttttttcttttactttctctcAACACATTTTTACAAGCACAGCATTGCCACGAGCCGGTGTCGCAAGACCGAATGGCTCTCATGTGGCGCGCACGCAGCTAGTGTGTTGGCCGCGCGGTTCGCTCTCGTGACGAGATCACGCAGCAGTTGGAACCGTCGCGCTTACCGAACGTTCACTCCACCTTTTTACGAGTTGCGGAAGACGTTGCTGCCCAACGCTCTCACCGCTCGCTCTGTACGCCTTAGCGAAAGACTGTATCGTGCACGCacgaaagaaacaaaatttatccTCGACGTTTTAGCATCGGCATCGTCGGTCTAACGTCAGGGTGAATCGCGCGCGGTCATAGCGTCCGCGCGCATTTACATGATGGGGTTTGAGATCATTtcatagagatatatatatatatatatatatatatatatatatataatgctacacacacacacgaaaacttcacgttttttttatcgtgAAGCGCTCTTTTTACACCGCCGAATCTCTCTCTTCGTTATACGCATAGGCGCCGctctatgtatatgtataatcgtaAGATGAGAGAGGAGACGGAGAATATAAGGAAGAGTGTCGCCGACCGGCTCCGACAAGACCGGCGGCGcgaataagtatatatgttatatatacttaagaGCTTAACGGCGCGACGGGCCTTCGGGCTCGTTCGCGCGAGTTACCGCTCCGAGCGAGTAACCGAACACGAAGCTCCCTGGTTGATCCTGCCAGTAGTCATATGCTTGTCTCAAAGATTAAGCCATGCATGTCTCAGTGCATGCCGAATTAAGGTGAAACCGCGAATGGCTCATTAAATCAGTTATGGTTCATTAGATTGTACCCACATTTACTTGGATAACTGTGGTAATTCTAGAGCTAATACATGCAAAACAGAGTCCCGACCAGTGATGGAAGGGACGCTTTTATTAGATCAAAACCAATCGGTGGCGGGCGGCTCGCCGTTCGTCCACCGTTTATTTTGGTGACTCTGAATAACTTTGTGCTGATCGCACGGTCCTAGCACCGGCGACGCATCTTTCAAATGTCTGCCTTATCAACTGTCGATGGTAGGTTCTGCGCCTACCATGGTTGTAACGGGTAACGGGGAATCAGGGTTCGATTCCGGAGAGGGAGCCTGAGAAACGGCTACCACATCCAAGGAAGGCAGCAGGCGCGCAAATTACCCACTCCCGGCACGGGGAGGTAGTGACGAAAAATAACGATACGGGACTCATCCGAGGCCCCGTAATCGGAATGAGTACACTTTAAATCCTTTAACGAGGATCCATTGGAGGGCAAGTCTGGTGCCAGCAGCCGCGGTAATTCCAGCTCCAATAGCGTATATTAAAGTTGTTGCGGTTAAAAAGCTCGTAGTTGAATCTGTGTCGCACACCGTCGGTTCACCGCTCGCGGTGTTTAACTGGCGTGATGTGGGACGTCCTACCGGTGGGCTTAGCCTCGCGAGGGGCGGCCCAACTAATATCCCGTCGCGGTGCTCTTTACTGAGTGTCGAGTCGGGCCGGTACGTTTACTTTGAACAAATTAGAGTGCTTAAAGCAGGCTACCTTCGCCTGAATACTGCGTGCATGGAATAATGGAATAGGACCTCGGTTCTATTTTGTTGGTTTTCGGAACCCCGAGGTAATGATTAATAGGGACAGATGGGGGCATTCGTATTGCGACGTTAGAGGTGAAATTCTTGGATCGTCGCAAGACGGACAGAAGCGAAAGCATTTGccaaaaatgttttcattaatCAAGAACGAAAGTTAGAGGTTCGAAGGCGATCAGATACCGCCCTAGTTCTAACCATAAACGATGCCAGCTAGCGATCCGCCGAAGTTCCTCCGATGACTCGGCGGGCAGCTTCCGGGAAACCAAAGCTTTTGGGTTCCGGGGGAAGTATGGTTGCAAAGCTGAAACTTAAAGGAATTGACGGAAGGGCACCACCAGGAGTGGAGCCTGCGGCTTAATTTGACTCAACACGGGAAACCTCACCAGGCCCAGACACCGGAAGGATTGACAGATTGATAGCTCTTTCTTGATTCGGTGGGTGGTGGTGCATGGCCGTTCTTAGTTGGTGGAGCGATTTGTCTGGTTAATTCCGATAACGAACGAGACTCTAGCCTGCTAAATAGGCGTACCTTATGGTATCGCGAAGGCCCCCGGCTTCGGCTGGCGGGTTTTTACTACCAACGTACAAACAAATCTTCTTAGAGGGACAGGCGGCTTCTAGCCGCACGAGATTGAGCAATAACAGGTCTGTGATGCCCTTAGATGTTCTGGGCCGCACGCGCGCTACACTGAAGGAATCAGCGTGTGTTCCCTGGCCGAAAGGCCCGGGTAACCCGCTGAACCTCCTTCGTGCTAGGGATTGGGGCTTGCAATTGTTCCCCATGAACGAGGAATTCCCAGTAAGCGCGAGTCATAAGCTCGCGTTGATTACGTCCCTGCCCTTTGTACACACCGCCCGTCGCTACTACCGATTGAATGATTTAGTGAGGTCTTCGGACTGGTGCGCGGCAATGTCTCGGCATTGCCGATGTTGCCGGGAAGATGACCAAACTTGATCATTTAGAGGAAGTAAAAGTCGTAACAAGGTTTCCGTAGGTGAACCTGCGGAAGGATCATTAACGTTCCCGGAGGTCCTGCTCCGCGTGGAGGAGTCTTTCTCTCGCTTCGCGGCAGTCGGCGACTGAGTGAATGATGAAAACTAAAATAGGGAAGAGACGACGGACGACACCGCGGACACGACGACGAGAGGACAcacgctttctctctctctctctccgcgggtgcgcgtctctctttctctctcttttgcgaACAGAAAACAAAAGGATGAAAATTTCCTTGACGGAATTGACGGAAGGGGAAGAGGAAAGGAGAGGAGGAGCACACGACATCCGAGACCGCTCTCTCCTGCCCTTCTCTTCGTTACGTATCGGCAGACACGGCCGGCGCGTCGCCGCGTTCCGCTCCGCGCGAGATACGCCGGCGACCGCAAGCGCCAGCCCGTCGTCGTGCCTTTACGAACAAAGTCCACAatatttaatctctctctttcctgcGAAGTGGGGGAAGACGACGAGAGAAGAAAATGCGAATGCTGCGATACGGAGCGAGACGCTTCGCGATCACGCTTTCGGGCACGGCCGCGTATCAACGCGGCCGGCCGGAGCGTCGACTCGACGTTAGCGCGAACCGGTGGTAACCTaagcacgcacgcacgcgtcCGCGTTGATACGCGCGCCCTCCCCGCGCCAATCGCGTTTATAACAGCGCGATTATGTGCCAGGGGCAGCGGCCGACGCGTTGTCGCGGCGCGTTGTCGTGAGGGCGAGAGggcgaagagagaagagagagttTGTGTAAACTCCTCTTCTCGCCCGACGGTTTATTAAATGAACTTCCGCCCCGGCTCTTTCTTCGCCCTGCTTCCTAACCCCGAATTCTTCGGGCGGTCGGTTGcagagagaggggaagaagAGACGTTCCGATCGCGAAAACACACCATTGTGCCGTAGCCCCCTTCGAACCCTCCTCTAAACCTACCTAGGTGTGTGTGAGGTGTCTCGTAAGGCGGGCGGCGGTCCGCGCGTGCTCGGACGCG
This sequence is a window from Anoplolepis gracilipes chromosome 10, ASM4749672v1, whole genome shotgun sequence. Protein-coding genes within it:
- the LOC140670692 gene encoding uncharacterized protein, with product MIGRADIEGSKSDVAMNAWPPQASYPCVSMRTEHRDQASFCPFALREVSVLAELALGHLRYSLTDVPPQSNSPPGSVLESDHAGVLTAIGRGLTPL